A genomic region of Pseudopipra pipra isolate bDixPip1 chromosome 20, bDixPip1.hap1, whole genome shotgun sequence contains the following coding sequences:
- the GRIN1 gene encoding glutamate receptor ionotropic, NMDA 1 isoform X11, with product MSTMRLLLLALLFSSSFARAGCDPKIVNIGAVLSTKKHEQIFREAVNQANKRHGTWKLQLNATSVTHKPNAIQMALSVCEDLISSQVYAILVSHPPAPNDHLTPTPVSYTAGFYRIPVIGLTTRMSIYSDKSIHLSFLRTVPPYSHQANVWFEMMRVFNWNHVILIVSDDHEGRAAQKKLETLLEEKESKSKKRNYENLDQLSYDNKRGPKAEKVLQFDPGTKNVTSLLLEAKELEARVIILSASEDDAATVYRAAAMLNMTGSGYVWLVGEREISGSALRYAPDGVIGLQLINGKNESAHISDAVAVVAQAVHDLFEKENITDPPRGCVGNTNIWKTGPLFKRVLMSSKYSEGVTGRVEFNEDGDRKFANYSIMNLQNRKLVQVGIYNGSNVLTNDRKIIWPGGETEKPQGYQMSTKLKIVTIHQEPFVYVKPTQADGTCREEFTINGDPVKKVFCTGPNETIPGRPTVALCCYGFCIDLLIRLAGVMNFTYEVHLVADGKFGTQERVNNSNKKEWNGMMGELLSGQADMIVAPLTINNERAQYIEFSKPFKYQGLTILVKKEIPRSTLDSFMQPFQSTLWLLVGLSVHVVAVMLYLLDRFSPFGRFKVNSEEEEEDALTLSSAMWFSWGVLLNSGIGEGAPRSFSARILGMVWAGFAMIIVASYTANLAAFLVLDRPEERITGINDPRLRNPSDKFIYATVKQSSVDIYFRRQVELSTMYRHMEKHNYESAAEAIQAVRDNKLHAFIWDSAVLEFEASQKCDLVTTGELFFRSGFGIGMRKDSPWKQNVSLAILKSHENGFMEDLDKTWVRYQECDSRSNAPATLTFENMAGVFMLVAGGIVAGIFLIFIEIAYKRHKDARRKQMQLAFAAVNVWRKNLQYHPTDITGQLNLSDPSVSTVV from the exons ATGAGCACCatgcggctgctgctgctcgccctcctcttctcctcctccttcgcCCGCGCCGGCTGCGACCCCAAGATCGTCAACATCGGCGCGGTGCTGAGCACCAAGAAGCACGAGCAGATCTTCCGCGAGGCGGTGAACCAGGCCAACAAGCGGCACGGCACCTGGAAGCTCCAGCTCAACGCCACCTCTGTCACCCACAAGCCCAACGCCATCCAGATGGCCCTGTCCGTCTGCGAGGACCTCATCTCCAGCCAG GTCTATGCAATATTAGTTAgccaccctcctgctcccaaCGATCACCTAACACCAACACCTGTATCATACACAGCTGGCTTCTACAGGATCCCTGTCATTGGTCTGACAACACGCATGTCTATATATTCTGATAAG AGCATCCACCTGTCCTTTTTGCGCACGGTCCCTCCATACTCTCACCAGGCCAACGTCTGGTTTGAGATGATGAGAGTCTTCAACTGGAACCACGTCATTCTGATAGTCAGTGACGACCACGAAGGTCGTGCTGCACAAAAGAAgctggagaccctcttggaggAGAAAGAGTCCAAG AGTAAAAAAAGGAACTATGAAAACCTCGACCAACTTTCCTATGACAACAAGCGAGGACCCAAG GCTGAGAAAGTGCTTCAGTTTGACCCTGGAACCAAAAATGTGACATCGCTGCTGCTGGAGGCGAAGGAGCTGGAGGCTCGAGTCATCATCCTCTCTGCCAG TGAGGACGATGCAGCCACGGTGTACAGAGCAGCAGCCATGCTCAACATGACGGGCTCGGGCTATGTGTGGCTGGTGGGGGAGCGGGAGATCTCGGGCAGTGCCCTGCGTTACGCCCCTGATG GAGTGATCGGTTTGCAGCTCATCAATGGGAAGAATGAGTCCGCCCACATCAGCGACGCTGTTGCCGTGGTGGCACAGGCTGTGCACGACTTGTTTGAGAAGGAGAACATCACAGACCCACCACGGGGCTGCGTGGGCAACACCAACATCTGGAAGACAGGACCCCTTTTCAAGAG GGTGTTGATGTCCTCCAAGTACTCGGAGGGTGTCACTGGCCGCGTGGAGTTCAACGAGGACGGGGACAGGAAGTTTGCCAACTACAGCATCATGAACCTGCAGAACCGGAAACTGGTCCAAGTTGGGATTTACAACGGCAGCAAT GTCTTGACCAACGACAGGAAGATTATCTGGCCCGGGGGGGAAACTGAGAAACCTCAAGGCTATCAGATGTCGACCAAGTTGAAG ATTGTGACGATCCACCAAGAGCCCTTTGTGTATGTGAAGCCCACGCAAGCAGATGGGACGTGCAGGGAGGAATTCACCATCAATGGAGATCCTGTGAAAAAGGTCTTCTGCACTGGACCCAACGAGACCATCCCAG GCCGTCCCACAGTGGCTCTGTGCTGCTATGGCTTCTGCATCGACCTGCTCATCCGGCTGGCAGGGGTCATGAACTTCACCTATGAGGTTCACCTGGTGGCTGATGGTAAATTTGGTACCCAAGAGCGG GTGAACAACAGCAACAAGAAGGAGTGGAACGGGATGATGGGGGAGCTGCTGAGCGGCCAAGCAGACATGATTGTGGCTCCCCTCACCATCAACAACGAACGGGCTCAGTACATCGAGTTCTCCAAGCCCTTCAAGTACCAGGGACTCACCATCCTTGTGAAGAAG GAAATCCCCCGCAGCACCTTGGACTCGTTCATGCAGCCCTTCCAGAGCACCCTCTGGCTGCTGGTGGGGCTGTCCGTGCACGTGGTGGCAGTGATGTTGTACCTCTTAGACCGATTCAG ccCGTTTGGCCGGTTCAAAGTAaacagtgaggaggaggaggaagatgcccTGACCCTCTCCTCAGCCATGTGGTTCTCCTGGGGGGTCCTGCTGAACTCGGGCATCGGAGAAG GTGCTCCCCGGAGTTTCTCTGCCCGTATTCTTGGCATGGTGTGGGCTGGCTTTGCTATGATCATTGTGGCTTCATACACTGCCAACCTGGCAGCCTTCCTGGTGTTAGACCGACCTGAGGAGAGAATCACAGGCATCAATGACCCCCGG CTGCGCAACCCCTCCGATAAGTTCATCTACGCCACGGTGAAGCAGAGCTCCGTGGACATCTACTTCCGACGGCAGGTGGAGCTGAGCACCATGTACCGGCATATGGAGAAGCACAACTACGAGAGCGCTGCCGAAGCCATCCAGGCAGTGAGGGACAA CAAGCTCCACGCCTTCATCTGGGACTCGGCCGTGCTGGAGTTTGAAGCCTCCCAGAAGTGTGACCTGGTGACGACGGGGGAGCTTTTCTTCCGCTCTGGCTTCGGGATCGGGATGCGCAAGGACAGCCCGTGGAAGCAGAACGTCTCCCTGGCCATCCTCAA GTCCCACGAGAACGGCTTCATGGAGGACTTGGACAAGACTTGGGTGAGGTATCAAGAGTGTGATTCCCGTAGCAATGCCCCAGCAACACTCACCTTTGAGAATATGGCAG GTGTGTTTATGCTGGTGGCTGGAGGTATTGTTGCCgggatatttttaatattcatagaAATAGCTTACAAAAGGCATAAGGACGCGCGGAGGAAGCAGATGCAGCTGGCGTTTGCGGCCGTTAATGTGTGGAGGAAAAACCTGCAG TATCACCCCACCGACATCACTGGCCAGCTCAACCTCTCCGACCCCTCAGTCAGCACTGTGGTGTGA
- the GRIN1 gene encoding glutamate receptor ionotropic, NMDA 1 isoform X3: MSTMRLLLLALLFSSSFARAGCDPKIVNIGAVLSTKKHEQIFREAVNQANKRHGTWKLQLNATSVTHKPNAIQMALSVCEDLISSQVYAILVSHPPAPNDHLTPTPVSYTAGFYRIPVIGLTTRMSIYSDKSIHLSFLRTVPPYSHQANVWFEMMRVFNWNHVILIVSDDHEGRAAQKKLETLLEEKESKSKKRNYENLDQLSYDNKRGPKAEKVLQFDPGTKNVTSLLLEAKELEARVIILSASEDDAATVYRAAAMLNMTGSGYVWLVGEREISGSALRYAPDGVIGLQLINGKNESAHISDAVAVVAQAVHDLFEKENITDPPRGCVGNTNIWKTGPLFKRVLMSSKYSEGVTGRVEFNEDGDRKFANYSIMNLQNRKLVQVGIYNGSNVLTNDRKIIWPGGETEKPQGYQMSTKLKIVTIHQEPFVYVKPTQADGTCREEFTINGDPVKKVFCTGPNETIPGRPTVALCCYGFCIDLLIRLAGVMNFTYEVHLVADGKFGTQERVNNSNKKEWNGMMGELLSGQADMIVAPLTINNERAQYIEFSKPFKYQGLTILVKKEIPRSTLDSFMQPFQSTLWLLVGLSVHVVAVMLYLLDRFSPFGRFKVNSEEEEEDALTLSSAMWFSWGVLLNSGIGEGAPRSFSARILGMVWAGFAMIIVASYTANLAAFLVLDRPEERITGINDPRLRNPSDKFIYATVKQSSVDIYFRRQVELSTMYRHMEKHNYESAAEAIQAVRDNKLHAFIWDSAVLEFEASQKCDLVTTGELFFRSGFGIGMRKDSPWKQNVSLAILKSHENGFMEDLDKTWVRYQECDSRSNAPATLTFENMAGVFMLVAGGIVAGIFLIFIEIAYKRHKDARRKQMQLAFAAVNVWRKNLQRELRRRSKCIPEHALRTSGIHFGYPRAVAEPDLVTPSPVGKVTLIGTKAIGEESLSAPAAERGRSPRLAAPAPWRLVLPACANQDRKSGRAEPDPKKKATFRSITSTLASSFKRRRSSKDTETKGSGPGKAEA, encoded by the exons ATGAGCACCatgcggctgctgctgctcgccctcctcttctcctcctccttcgcCCGCGCCGGCTGCGACCCCAAGATCGTCAACATCGGCGCGGTGCTGAGCACCAAGAAGCACGAGCAGATCTTCCGCGAGGCGGTGAACCAGGCCAACAAGCGGCACGGCACCTGGAAGCTCCAGCTCAACGCCACCTCTGTCACCCACAAGCCCAACGCCATCCAGATGGCCCTGTCCGTCTGCGAGGACCTCATCTCCAGCCAG GTCTATGCAATATTAGTTAgccaccctcctgctcccaaCGATCACCTAACACCAACACCTGTATCATACACAGCTGGCTTCTACAGGATCCCTGTCATTGGTCTGACAACACGCATGTCTATATATTCTGATAAG AGCATCCACCTGTCCTTTTTGCGCACGGTCCCTCCATACTCTCACCAGGCCAACGTCTGGTTTGAGATGATGAGAGTCTTCAACTGGAACCACGTCATTCTGATAGTCAGTGACGACCACGAAGGTCGTGCTGCACAAAAGAAgctggagaccctcttggaggAGAAAGAGTCCAAG AGTAAAAAAAGGAACTATGAAAACCTCGACCAACTTTCCTATGACAACAAGCGAGGACCCAAG GCTGAGAAAGTGCTTCAGTTTGACCCTGGAACCAAAAATGTGACATCGCTGCTGCTGGAGGCGAAGGAGCTGGAGGCTCGAGTCATCATCCTCTCTGCCAG TGAGGACGATGCAGCCACGGTGTACAGAGCAGCAGCCATGCTCAACATGACGGGCTCGGGCTATGTGTGGCTGGTGGGGGAGCGGGAGATCTCGGGCAGTGCCCTGCGTTACGCCCCTGATG GAGTGATCGGTTTGCAGCTCATCAATGGGAAGAATGAGTCCGCCCACATCAGCGACGCTGTTGCCGTGGTGGCACAGGCTGTGCACGACTTGTTTGAGAAGGAGAACATCACAGACCCACCACGGGGCTGCGTGGGCAACACCAACATCTGGAAGACAGGACCCCTTTTCAAGAG GGTGTTGATGTCCTCCAAGTACTCGGAGGGTGTCACTGGCCGCGTGGAGTTCAACGAGGACGGGGACAGGAAGTTTGCCAACTACAGCATCATGAACCTGCAGAACCGGAAACTGGTCCAAGTTGGGATTTACAACGGCAGCAAT GTCTTGACCAACGACAGGAAGATTATCTGGCCCGGGGGGGAAACTGAGAAACCTCAAGGCTATCAGATGTCGACCAAGTTGAAG ATTGTGACGATCCACCAAGAGCCCTTTGTGTATGTGAAGCCCACGCAAGCAGATGGGACGTGCAGGGAGGAATTCACCATCAATGGAGATCCTGTGAAAAAGGTCTTCTGCACTGGACCCAACGAGACCATCCCAG GCCGTCCCACAGTGGCTCTGTGCTGCTATGGCTTCTGCATCGACCTGCTCATCCGGCTGGCAGGGGTCATGAACTTCACCTATGAGGTTCACCTGGTGGCTGATGGTAAATTTGGTACCCAAGAGCGG GTGAACAACAGCAACAAGAAGGAGTGGAACGGGATGATGGGGGAGCTGCTGAGCGGCCAAGCAGACATGATTGTGGCTCCCCTCACCATCAACAACGAACGGGCTCAGTACATCGAGTTCTCCAAGCCCTTCAAGTACCAGGGACTCACCATCCTTGTGAAGAAG GAAATCCCCCGCAGCACCTTGGACTCGTTCATGCAGCCCTTCCAGAGCACCCTCTGGCTGCTGGTGGGGCTGTCCGTGCACGTGGTGGCAGTGATGTTGTACCTCTTAGACCGATTCAG ccCGTTTGGCCGGTTCAAAGTAaacagtgaggaggaggaggaagatgcccTGACCCTCTCCTCAGCCATGTGGTTCTCCTGGGGGGTCCTGCTGAACTCGGGCATCGGAGAAG GTGCTCCCCGGAGTTTCTCTGCCCGTATTCTTGGCATGGTGTGGGCTGGCTTTGCTATGATCATTGTGGCTTCATACACTGCCAACCTGGCAGCCTTCCTGGTGTTAGACCGACCTGAGGAGAGAATCACAGGCATCAATGACCCCCGG CTGCGCAACCCCTCCGATAAGTTCATCTACGCCACGGTGAAGCAGAGCTCCGTGGACATCTACTTCCGACGGCAGGTGGAGCTGAGCACCATGTACCGGCATATGGAGAAGCACAACTACGAGAGCGCTGCCGAAGCCATCCAGGCAGTGAGGGACAA CAAGCTCCACGCCTTCATCTGGGACTCGGCCGTGCTGGAGTTTGAAGCCTCCCAGAAGTGTGACCTGGTGACGACGGGGGAGCTTTTCTTCCGCTCTGGCTTCGGGATCGGGATGCGCAAGGACAGCCCGTGGAAGCAGAACGTCTCCCTGGCCATCCTCAA GTCCCACGAGAACGGCTTCATGGAGGACTTGGACAAGACTTGGGTGAGGTATCAAGAGTGTGATTCCCGTAGCAATGCCCCAGCAACACTCACCTTTGAGAATATGGCAG GTGTGTTTATGCTGGTGGCTGGAGGTATTGTTGCCgggatatttttaatattcatagaAATAGCTTACAAAAGGCATAAGGACGCGCGGAGGAAGCAGATGCAGCTGGCGTTTGCGGCCGTTAATGTGTGGAGGAAAAACCTGCAG AGAGAACTGAGAAGGAGGAGCAAATGTATCCCCGAGCATGCTCTACGCACCAGCGGGATACATTTTGGTTACCCCCGTGCGGTAGCAGAGCCAGACCTGGTCACTCCGTCCCCCGTCGGAAAGGTCACACTCATTGGCACGAAAGCAATTGGGGAGGAATCGTTGTCAGCGCCCGCCGCCGAGCGCGGCCGGTCCCCTCGGCTCGCTGCCCCCGCACCATGGCGGCTGGTGCTCCCAGCCTGCGCCAACCAG GATAGAAAAAGTGGTAGAGCAGAACCTGACCCTAAAAAGAAAGCCACTTTTAGGTCCATCACCTCCACCCTGGCCTCCAGCTTCAAGAGACGTAGGTCCTCCAAGGATACG GAAACCAAGGGATCCGGCCCTGGGAAAGCAGAAGCCTGA
- the GRIN1 gene encoding glutamate receptor ionotropic, NMDA 1 isoform X4, translating to MSTMRLLLLALLFSSSFARAGCDPKIVNIGAVLSTKKHEQIFREAVNQANKRHGTWKLQLNATSVTHKPNAIQMALSVCEDLISSQVYAILVSHPPAPNDHLTPTPVSYTAGFYRIPVIGLTTRMSIYSDKSIHLSFLRTVPPYSHQANVWFEMMRVFNWNHVILIVSDDHEGRAAQKKLETLLEEKESKSKKRNYENLDQLSYDNKRGPKAEKVLQFDPGTKNVTSLLLEAKELEARVIILSASEDDAATVYRAAAMLNMTGSGYVWLVGEREISGSALRYAPDGVIGLQLINGKNESAHISDAVAVVAQAVHDLFEKENITDPPRGCVGNTNIWKTGPLFKRVLMSSKYSEGVTGRVEFNEDGDRKFANYSIMNLQNRKLVQVGIYNGSNVLTNDRKIIWPGGETEKPQGYQMSTKLKIVTIHQEPFVYVKPTQADGTCREEFTINGDPVKKVFCTGPNETIPGRPTVALCCYGFCIDLLIRLAGVMNFTYEVHLVADGKFGTQERVNNSNKKEWNGMMGELLSGQADMIVAPLTINNERAQYIEFSKPFKYQGLTILVKKEIPRSTLDSFMQPFQSTLWLLVGLSVHVVAVMLYLLDRFSPFGRFKVNSEEEEEDALTLSSAMWFSWGVLLNSGIGEGAPRSFSARILGMVWAGFAMIIVASYTANLAAFLVLDRPEERITGINDPRLRNPSDKFIYATVKQSSVDIYFRRQVELSTMYRHMEKHNYESAAEAIQAVRDNKLHAFIWDSAVLEFEASQKCDLVTTGELFFRSGFGIGMRKDSPWKQNVSLAILKSHENGFMEDLDKTWVRYQECDSRSNAPATLTFENMAGVFMLVAGGIVAGIFLIFIEIAYKRHKDARRKQMQLAFAAVNVWRKNLQRELRRRSKCIPEHALRTSGIHFGYPRAVAEPDLVTPSPVGKVTLIGTKAIGEESLSAPAAERGRSPRLAAPAPWRLVLPACANQQYHPTDITGQLNLSDPSVSTVV from the exons ATGAGCACCatgcggctgctgctgctcgccctcctcttctcctcctccttcgcCCGCGCCGGCTGCGACCCCAAGATCGTCAACATCGGCGCGGTGCTGAGCACCAAGAAGCACGAGCAGATCTTCCGCGAGGCGGTGAACCAGGCCAACAAGCGGCACGGCACCTGGAAGCTCCAGCTCAACGCCACCTCTGTCACCCACAAGCCCAACGCCATCCAGATGGCCCTGTCCGTCTGCGAGGACCTCATCTCCAGCCAG GTCTATGCAATATTAGTTAgccaccctcctgctcccaaCGATCACCTAACACCAACACCTGTATCATACACAGCTGGCTTCTACAGGATCCCTGTCATTGGTCTGACAACACGCATGTCTATATATTCTGATAAG AGCATCCACCTGTCCTTTTTGCGCACGGTCCCTCCATACTCTCACCAGGCCAACGTCTGGTTTGAGATGATGAGAGTCTTCAACTGGAACCACGTCATTCTGATAGTCAGTGACGACCACGAAGGTCGTGCTGCACAAAAGAAgctggagaccctcttggaggAGAAAGAGTCCAAG AGTAAAAAAAGGAACTATGAAAACCTCGACCAACTTTCCTATGACAACAAGCGAGGACCCAAG GCTGAGAAAGTGCTTCAGTTTGACCCTGGAACCAAAAATGTGACATCGCTGCTGCTGGAGGCGAAGGAGCTGGAGGCTCGAGTCATCATCCTCTCTGCCAG TGAGGACGATGCAGCCACGGTGTACAGAGCAGCAGCCATGCTCAACATGACGGGCTCGGGCTATGTGTGGCTGGTGGGGGAGCGGGAGATCTCGGGCAGTGCCCTGCGTTACGCCCCTGATG GAGTGATCGGTTTGCAGCTCATCAATGGGAAGAATGAGTCCGCCCACATCAGCGACGCTGTTGCCGTGGTGGCACAGGCTGTGCACGACTTGTTTGAGAAGGAGAACATCACAGACCCACCACGGGGCTGCGTGGGCAACACCAACATCTGGAAGACAGGACCCCTTTTCAAGAG GGTGTTGATGTCCTCCAAGTACTCGGAGGGTGTCACTGGCCGCGTGGAGTTCAACGAGGACGGGGACAGGAAGTTTGCCAACTACAGCATCATGAACCTGCAGAACCGGAAACTGGTCCAAGTTGGGATTTACAACGGCAGCAAT GTCTTGACCAACGACAGGAAGATTATCTGGCCCGGGGGGGAAACTGAGAAACCTCAAGGCTATCAGATGTCGACCAAGTTGAAG ATTGTGACGATCCACCAAGAGCCCTTTGTGTATGTGAAGCCCACGCAAGCAGATGGGACGTGCAGGGAGGAATTCACCATCAATGGAGATCCTGTGAAAAAGGTCTTCTGCACTGGACCCAACGAGACCATCCCAG GCCGTCCCACAGTGGCTCTGTGCTGCTATGGCTTCTGCATCGACCTGCTCATCCGGCTGGCAGGGGTCATGAACTTCACCTATGAGGTTCACCTGGTGGCTGATGGTAAATTTGGTACCCAAGAGCGG GTGAACAACAGCAACAAGAAGGAGTGGAACGGGATGATGGGGGAGCTGCTGAGCGGCCAAGCAGACATGATTGTGGCTCCCCTCACCATCAACAACGAACGGGCTCAGTACATCGAGTTCTCCAAGCCCTTCAAGTACCAGGGACTCACCATCCTTGTGAAGAAG GAAATCCCCCGCAGCACCTTGGACTCGTTCATGCAGCCCTTCCAGAGCACCCTCTGGCTGCTGGTGGGGCTGTCCGTGCACGTGGTGGCAGTGATGTTGTACCTCTTAGACCGATTCAG ccCGTTTGGCCGGTTCAAAGTAaacagtgaggaggaggaggaagatgcccTGACCCTCTCCTCAGCCATGTGGTTCTCCTGGGGGGTCCTGCTGAACTCGGGCATCGGAGAAG GTGCTCCCCGGAGTTTCTCTGCCCGTATTCTTGGCATGGTGTGGGCTGGCTTTGCTATGATCATTGTGGCTTCATACACTGCCAACCTGGCAGCCTTCCTGGTGTTAGACCGACCTGAGGAGAGAATCACAGGCATCAATGACCCCCGG CTGCGCAACCCCTCCGATAAGTTCATCTACGCCACGGTGAAGCAGAGCTCCGTGGACATCTACTTCCGACGGCAGGTGGAGCTGAGCACCATGTACCGGCATATGGAGAAGCACAACTACGAGAGCGCTGCCGAAGCCATCCAGGCAGTGAGGGACAA CAAGCTCCACGCCTTCATCTGGGACTCGGCCGTGCTGGAGTTTGAAGCCTCCCAGAAGTGTGACCTGGTGACGACGGGGGAGCTTTTCTTCCGCTCTGGCTTCGGGATCGGGATGCGCAAGGACAGCCCGTGGAAGCAGAACGTCTCCCTGGCCATCCTCAA GTCCCACGAGAACGGCTTCATGGAGGACTTGGACAAGACTTGGGTGAGGTATCAAGAGTGTGATTCCCGTAGCAATGCCCCAGCAACACTCACCTTTGAGAATATGGCAG GTGTGTTTATGCTGGTGGCTGGAGGTATTGTTGCCgggatatttttaatattcatagaAATAGCTTACAAAAGGCATAAGGACGCGCGGAGGAAGCAGATGCAGCTGGCGTTTGCGGCCGTTAATGTGTGGAGGAAAAACCTGCAG AGAGAACTGAGAAGGAGGAGCAAATGTATCCCCGAGCATGCTCTACGCACCAGCGGGATACATTTTGGTTACCCCCGTGCGGTAGCAGAGCCAGACCTGGTCACTCCGTCCCCCGTCGGAAAGGTCACACTCATTGGCACGAAAGCAATTGGGGAGGAATCGTTGTCAGCGCCCGCCGCCGAGCGCGGCCGGTCCCCTCGGCTCGCTGCCCCCGCACCATGGCGGCTGGTGCTCCCAGCCTGCGCCAACCAG CAGTATCACCCCACCGACATCACTGGCCAGCTCAACCTCTCCGACCCCTCAGTCAGCACTGTGGTGTGA